The Cydia pomonella isolate Wapato2018A chromosome 13, ilCydPomo1, whole genome shotgun sequence genome segment GCGTTATGAGGGAATCTGGTCAGGTGTAGGGAGTACTCCGggtactggttttctatacaaataaaCACAGTACCGGAGCCGGGAATTCCTAAACTTAATAAAATGGGAAATATCAGGAACAATGCAAAAATAACCATTGGAGCAGAAAATTCCAGTTGTGCTTAAATAAATGTTGGATCACATTTTAGTGACTGTTTGGTACACGATATACCAAGCATTCTGTATATTCGTCGCAATTATGAAATTTAACTTAGACGATTATTTTGcagataatataaataacttgATTAATCATACATTAGTATAAgaaatattagaatagaataaaagcCCAATTATTTAGATCGGCAATCGAAAGATGTGGGTTCAAACAGAGTGGGGCattattcgaaaaaaaaatacatctaaataaataattatttgaatgCACAATGATTCGTCGTGCGATTATCCGGGGATGATCTATTCGTAATAAataattcgtttaaaatttcaatatataaatgaattattcgttattttattcggaaaaatAACATGAATGATATTTAATACACGCTCAGATAGCAAATCTGAATAAGCAACTCCAATGTATTTTAGGACCAAGGAGAGACATTTATATGAATGAAAGAGAAAACCGCATAACTCAATTTTCTTAACAGTTGTGTACTAGTGAGTTTCAGACAGAGACTATGTtcattatgatttatttaaaattatttacatattatgatAGATCTAGGACTCTAGGTCATCGACATCAAACAGACCAGATAAACCCGtagaaaacttttttaattgttgGGATAACAAACAGCTAAGTATGTAGTTGTTTTGTAAGCTAACGAATAATTTATTCGTATACCATTTTTAGTTATTCGTTTTCCCGAATATATTTTGTCCGTCTCTGGATTCAAATTCCGAGTTGGACATGGAATTTGAACATTTTTGAAGACGTTTAATTTCAAAACAATAGAATCCTTCGCgctaaaaatagatttaatttgaacgcaggattttttttttctaccttTACGTTCCATTGTAAgcatatatcatttaaaaaccaatcattacaaaaaaatacagaaagcgGATGAAGgtagatttaatttaaaaaataagtagttaattatacttttatttacaaaactaaaatatctTTCAATATTTCTAAACTAAAAGCTTGATTAAAATGTTATGGTGAGAGTACGGAACGGTCCCAAATATGGCGAATTTTATCCATTCGTTCTTGTCATTTTTGCTGCGATGCTTGCTTTTGTGTAAAACTTGTGTTTTGTTGCGTTGAAAATGGCTGACACCGGTCTACGTATGAATTTTGCTGCATTGAAGAGGGCAGATCCATACGCGCGAGAAATAATTGACAGTGCTACCCACGTTGCACTTTATACATTTGAGGAGAACGAATGGGAGAAAACGAACATCGAAGGAGCTTTGTTTGTGTACAGTCGGAATGGAGAACCGTATCACAGTTTGGTGATTATGAACAGATTGAATACGAACAACCTAATCGAACCTGTATCGAAAGGAATAGAATTACAATTAAAGGAACCTTTCCTATTGTATCGGAACGCCAAGTGTTGTATTTACGGCATATGGTTCTACGATAAAGACGAGTGCGTTCGAGTGGCGACGAAACTCAATTCTTTGGTTAAGGAGTCTATAAAACAAGCGCCCGTTGAGAACATGCCGCAAACGCCTGCGTACAGTTCCACGCCGTCTAACCCTCCGGTGGATATTTTCAGTATGTTGAGCAAGGCGCAAGACGACTTTAATTCCAACAAGGGTCTCGTGGTGAACAAGAGCGAGGCGTCGGCGGCTCGGGCGCCGGATATGGCGTCACAGAGCGTGATGGACTTCTTTGCGAAGGCGGGTGGAGGTGGTGCAGTACAAATGCCTGCCGTATCGTCACTGCCGTCGCCGGGAATTTTCGGACCGCGGCAGCCGGACTCGCGGGAAGCACCTGGCCTGCTTCAAAGGCTTATGAGCAACCCTGCTCACTCCGTCGAACATATAGAAAAACAGCAGCGCTCGGTCACACCTCAAGAGGTACATGCTAATGGTAACATCTCTCTCGATACCTCATTGAGACAAACTAGTGGGTTCCAGTTGAAGTCTACCCCCATTGAGAATAATAGTCAATCTCAAAACCAGCAAAGGATACCAGGCATTCAAAAGGGTCCATTGCTAAGTGGGTTAGATACTAACGGGCCTATTACATTGGAGACTGAATTAAATCTAATGCACATGTCTTCTCCTAAGCCAGCATCTCCACCAGCTGCTTATTTGAATCAATCACAGGACATCAGTTATTTAGAGAAGGGCATTTTCCCACTTAACAACTCTCTACCGATGCATTCGAAGCCAGCATTAATGCCTCCAACAATGTTTACGGCTACTGTAGGAGAAGTGCATCCCTCCCCTGAACCGCTGACGAGGAATCAGCTTCTGCAAGCCTTCAATTACCTACTTAAGCATGACTCTGATTTTGTCAACAAGCTTCATGAAGCCTATGTCAAATCCTTCTCAGAGAAGACATTCTCTGTGTCATAAAAGTTCATTCTTTCTGACTAGCAACTGTTATTGCCAGTTGCTGTTGTACAGTTGCTAATCAAAGTGTAAAGGTTGAGGTACATGTATCATGATTTAACTGAACATGGGTTACTATTCCACCTTGTAATTGTGAAAGTATACTAAAGTGTGTAAGTAACATTAAACCCAGTTGTGGCTACATTCTGTTCTTGTCTGTTTGATCATTCTGCATGTACTTCAACCATAAATCCTTTGAAACATGTAGATTCCTAGTTTTGTAGACACTCCTTTGTTTGAACAGACTTCGTAAATAAGTTTTAACACTTTGACTGTCATTTATACCTGTATAAAGAATGAATTTTAGTGACATGCTTTAATCCGAGTCATGTAAATTGTTTCTTGAAAAGCTATTTGTGATATTGGTATTGGCTTCTTAGGTAACAGCAAAATCTTAAAATTGCAACTTAACTTTCATTACCTAGTTTAGTTTAACTAAGTTAGTTCATtgcaatattaaaatagttcAGGAAAGAAAGAATTTCAATGACAATACTTATTTTTCTAAGGTATTTTATGTCTAATGGAAGTTAAAAAGTTTATTAGCATATTTTGTTTGTTGCAATGGACTTGAGTAAGGACATCCTTTTGAAGATAGTTATTTCTTTGTAAGGACTGCAAAAATTGCTATAACTTTACAAAAAGTATTTGTTACTTCACCTTAGTAGTTTATGTATCAGTTTTAGCTTTACTTAtgtgtttaaaatttattagtAATCTAGGATGATCATAATCTTGATATTTAACTTCTTCAATACTGTAATTTGTTTAATCTTTTGTATTACAGGGAAAATCAGATTCTAATTGGattctttttataattttaaagccATTTAGCCTGTTTTTATATTTCTGATTTCTTATATTCATATTGGCCTTGATATTTTCATTTCTGATTAAGAGTAAAGAGATTATTTATGccaatttgtgaaataaaaataagtaataagttCCTGAAACACAAAACAGGTTgacagatatttaaaaaatcttttatgttaTGCAAATATGGATACTTTACCTTTAAcctgtaattattatttcaaaagtGTAGTTTAACACTATGTATGAAATGTATGTAACATCTGAAATTCTATAAGAATTACTTTGAGGTAAAACATCTCCCTAACATGCCATTTTATGGTATTTTTGACAATTGGTCATTTTCTGGCCATTAACGAGTTTCTTTGGATAATTCGTCGAAAAACAAAATACGATCCACGGCTAATGACAGTTGGTTGTACTTGATATTCATCATTTcagtcattttgtatgggagcatTTTAGTATTTGATAAAGACTCATTCTGGCCTATCAGATTCAATAATCGTTAAATTCCGATTAATACTTTGTGCACGAGTTCTCAATGCTCCCAAGAAAAACCATGTTATGTTAACTttgttatgaaataattaaaacactACATATTTCGAATTGCATCAAAATAGATCCAAATTAAAGAGTTCATTCATCTataactttcattttatttgatcTTTAATCCTTCCTAATAAATCCAAACCGACGATGATTGTGGCACACATTACACGGTTTTCTTGTGGCTTCGAACTGATTAATGATAGATTTCATGGAGGCCTtaacttactttactctttggccTTAACCTCCTGAACATCGttcaataaatttttcgtgttatggctccatcaaggtgttgatgattctgccaatgtcgaggttggataagacacggctagtatatgaatcttatcatattacggtcatagacagtgtcaTACCAAATATGCAACGCACACGCCACCTCATTTGGTACTACTGGCAACTTCAATCTAACTTGAAAAACTTCCGGAAGCCTACTTCACTAGTAT includes the following:
- the LOC133524112 gene encoding mRNA-decapping enzyme 1B, producing MADTGLRMNFAALKRADPYAREIIDSATHVALYTFEENEWEKTNIEGALFVYSRNGEPYHSLVIMNRLNTNNLIEPVSKGIELQLKEPFLLYRNAKCCIYGIWFYDKDECVRVATKLNSLVKESIKQAPVENMPQTPAYSSTPSNPPVDIFSMLSKAQDDFNSNKGLVVNKSEASAARAPDMASQSVMDFFAKAGGGGAVQMPAVSSLPSPGIFGPRQPDSREAPGLLQRLMSNPAHSVEHIEKQQRSVTPQEVHANGNISLDTSLRQTSGFQLKSTPIENNSQSQNQQRIPGIQKGPLLSGLDTNGPITLETELNLMHMSSPKPASPPAAYLNQSQDISYLEKGIFPLNNSLPMHSKPALMPPTMFTATVGEVHPSPEPLTRNQLLQAFNYLLKHDSDFVNKLHEAYVKSFSEKTFSVS